The Pseudomonas rhizosphaerae genomic sequence TGCATCGCCATGGAGGAGAGCAGCAGCTCGCTGCGTTGCTCGTTCACCAAGGGCCGCGCGCATTCCATGATGCAGGGTGCATCGGCCAAGAGCCTGCTGGCGTTTCTGCCCGAGCCGGTGCAGCGCCAGTTGCTCGCAGAGCAAGCGCAACAAGGCACCGTGGACGTCGCGGCGCTGGAAAAGGAGATCGCCCGAATTCGCAAGAATGGCTATGCCACCAGTGACAGTGAAGTCGATCTGGGTGTCTGGGGCGTCAGTGTCCCGTTGGTTTCAGCGGACGGTGGCCTGGAAGGTACCATTACGTTGATGGCGCCGTCATTGCGCGTTGGCCCACGGGAGGCTGAGCTGATCAGTCTCACCAGAAAAGCAGCCAGCCGCATCTGCAATCGCTTCTAACTGCCGCTCAATCCATGTTTCGGGTCCTGACGGACTCACCCTTGCCGAAGGAATCTGTGATGAAAGCGTTGAAGTTGTTCACCCCCCTGGCTGCCGCGCTGACGCTGATGGCCTCGCTCTGCACCTCGGCCCAGGCAGCCGATGATGTGATGCGTGTCGGCACCGATGCCACCTTCCCACCCATGGAGTTCGTGCAGGATGGCAAGCGCACCGGCTTCGATATCGAATTGATCGAAGCGATCGGCAAGCAATTGAACAAGAAGGTCGAA encodes the following:
- a CDS encoding IclR family transcriptional regulator — encoded protein: MNDPRTTGIVDRVLQVLTCVAKAGQPIAAKRIAAQVELPLSTVYRHLASLKKWGLLQEHMTTGLYEPGATGVQLAWGFDQTSHLINQSRDEIGALAERTGESVGLLVYSNGQMVCIAMEESSSSLRCSFTKGRAHSMMQGASAKSLLAFLPEPVQRQLLAEQAQQGTVDVAALEKEIARIRKNGYATSDSEVDLGVWGVSVPLVSADGGLEGTITLMAPSLRVGPREAELISLTRKAASRICNRF